A genomic window from Fibrobacterota bacterium includes:
- the leuB gene encoding 3-isopropylmalate dehydrogenase encodes MSKTHKIAVLAGDGIGPEVMAQAVRVMEAVAAKDGFCFDWKPAKVGGSAYDEFQHPLPQSTIDTCKDSEAIFFGSVGGPKWEGLPPDLQPERGALLPLRKIFGLYANLRPATVYKALAGACPLRADIVGEGFDVLVVRELTGDVYFGQPKGREGDRAFDTMVYSVYEIERIARVAFKAARGRRNHVTSIDKANVLAASVLWREVVTRIHKDEFPDVKLAHMYVDNGAMQLVRSPKQFDVMLCPNLFGDILSDEAGAITGSLGMLPSASLAEGTFGLFEPSGGSAPDIAGKGIANPLAQILSGAMLLRYALGREESAQRIEKAVAKVLDDGIATGDIAWAGAQVVNTVGMGDAVLARL; translated from the coding sequence ATGTCGAAGACCCACAAGATCGCAGTCCTGGCCGGTGATGGAATCGGCCCCGAGGTCATGGCCCAGGCCGTGCGCGTGATGGAAGCCGTCGCTGCCAAGGACGGTTTCTGCTTCGACTGGAAACCCGCCAAGGTGGGCGGATCCGCCTACGACGAATTCCAACATCCGCTGCCGCAGTCCACCATCGACACCTGCAAGGATTCCGAGGCGATCTTCTTCGGATCCGTGGGTGGGCCGAAGTGGGAAGGCCTGCCCCCCGACCTCCAGCCCGAACGCGGCGCGTTGCTGCCGTTGCGCAAGATCTTCGGCCTGTACGCGAACCTGCGTCCGGCCACGGTTTACAAGGCTCTCGCGGGTGCCTGCCCGCTGCGAGCCGATATCGTGGGCGAAGGCTTCGATGTGCTGGTGGTGCGCGAACTGACGGGCGACGTCTATTTTGGCCAGCCCAAGGGACGCGAAGGCGATCGCGCGTTCGACACCATGGTCTATTCGGTGTACGAAATCGAGCGCATCGCGCGGGTGGCCTTCAAGGCCGCGCGCGGACGTCGCAACCACGTGACCTCCATCGACAAGGCCAACGTGCTGGCGGCCAGCGTCCTTTGGCGCGAAGTGGTCACCCGCATCCACAAGGACGAATTCCCGGACGTGAAGCTCGCCCACATGTACGTGGACAACGGCGCCATGCAGTTGGTGCGCAGCCCCAAGCAGTTCGACGTGATGCTCTGCCCCAATCTGTTCGGCGACATCCTCTCCGACGAAGCCGGCGCCATCACGGGCAGCTTGGGCATGCTTCCCTCCGCGTCGTTGGCGGAAGGAACTTTCGGATTGTTCGAGCCTTCGGGCGGTTCGGCCCCCGACATCGCGGGCAAGGGAATCGCCAATCCGCTCGCGCAGATTCTGTCAGGTGCCATGCTCCTGCGCTACGCCCTGGGTCGCGAAGAAAGCGCCCAGCGCATCGAGAAGGCCGTGGCCAAGGTGCTCGACGACGGCATCGCCACCGGCGACATCGCCTGGGCCGGTGCCCAGGTGGTCAACACGGTGGGCATGGGAGACGCGGTGCTGGCGCGACTTTGA
- a CDS encoding cadherin-like domain-containing protein — translation MIRKAMVCLALAFTAGTASSAEPDRVTLPFGQKVFVSGINVAWKGFGGDVGKYPVDTVWFAKMLQGVSDSGGNAVRWWLFTNCSNDPQIDSTTKLVKGIEPNTIANVRKVLDMAYARGISISLCLLSFDMMKTNQTGADVVANKKILQTDEGRKAFIDNAVVPLVKSIGKHPAILNWEIFNEPEGMVKSIAGDWGSIADGIEISHVQKMVNQAAGAIHRAMPGVPVSNGCWAFIAGSNTISGDRNYYSDSALKAVGGDNDGTLDFYMVHYYEWAGTERSPFHHPASYWGLDKPLVIGEFPAKGLSDKVGPMSPAQCWKYLFDNGYAGALGWTYTAHDGFGGLPEAGEGMRALKTLAPAEVTLDFPPSSTDDWYQVNMGKTLSVAAPGVLANDVDPTPGQTLAATLVTDASHGKVTLSANGSFSYTPQGTWTGTDQFTYRALGGAGMADTSTVVLRVLDPAKGIFFAPPMAADWKIYGGWGKLAITDAAGGLGIGNPQWGPTSIWAVGTGVATTISGAEQTVSILVKNDPGSPWASVKFHLAKASSLGSYGPADSATNTVELLAQPGRTDGYVEYRGTLTATAGEYLPSLELIWKDSDGNGPNVDHLSLVRDLEIFPTADFSGRLPVAGTNLTAWEVDGKTLRIHSRGPVSLVVTDLSGRRVASLAGTDELRWTLPVNRGVLVAKIAGIDGSSKVLIAQP, via the coding sequence ATGATCCGCAAGGCGATGGTCTGTTTGGCATTGGCATTCACCGCAGGGACGGCCTCGTCCGCCGAGCCCGATCGCGTGACCTTGCCCTTTGGGCAGAAGGTCTTCGTTTCCGGGATCAATGTGGCTTGGAAGGGCTTTGGCGGCGACGTGGGCAAGTACCCGGTGGATACCGTGTGGTTTGCCAAGATGCTCCAGGGGGTATCAGACTCCGGAGGCAATGCGGTGCGCTGGTGGCTGTTCACCAACTGTTCCAACGATCCCCAGATCGATTCCACCACCAAACTGGTCAAGGGCATCGAGCCCAACACCATCGCCAACGTCCGCAAGGTCCTGGACATGGCCTACGCCAGAGGCATTTCCATTTCGCTGTGCCTGCTCTCGTTTGACATGATGAAGACCAACCAAACCGGCGCCGACGTGGTGGCCAACAAGAAGATCCTCCAGACCGACGAAGGCCGAAAGGCCTTCATCGACAACGCCGTGGTGCCGTTGGTGAAGTCCATCGGCAAGCACCCCGCGATCCTGAACTGGGAGATCTTCAACGAGCCCGAAGGCATGGTGAAATCGATCGCCGGCGACTGGGGCAGCATCGCTGACGGCATCGAGATCTCCCACGTGCAAAAAATGGTGAACCAGGCGGCGGGAGCCATCCATCGCGCCATGCCGGGAGTTCCCGTGAGCAACGGCTGCTGGGCTTTCATCGCGGGCTCCAACACCATTTCCGGCGACCGCAACTACTACAGCGATTCCGCCCTGAAGGCCGTGGGAGGCGACAACGACGGCACCCTGGACTTCTACATGGTCCACTACTACGAATGGGCGGGAACGGAGCGTTCTCCCTTCCATCATCCCGCCTCCTACTGGGGGCTTGATAAACCTTTGGTGATCGGCGAATTCCCCGCAAAAGGACTATCCGACAAGGTGGGGCCCATGAGTCCCGCCCAGTGCTGGAAATACCTGTTCGACAACGGCTACGCCGGCGCCCTGGGCTGGACCTACACCGCCCACGACGGCTTTGGCGGCCTGCCGGAAGCCGGCGAGGGAATGCGCGCGCTCAAGACCCTGGCCCCTGCCGAGGTCACCCTGGACTTCCCGCCCTCCTCCACCGACGACTGGTACCAGGTGAACATGGGCAAGACCCTTTCCGTGGCCGCACCAGGCGTATTGGCCAACGACGTGGATCCCACCCCCGGCCAGACCCTCGCTGCCACGCTGGTGACCGACGCCTCGCACGGCAAGGTGACACTTTCTGCCAACGGGTCGTTCTCGTACACTCCCCAAGGAACCTGGACAGGAACCGATCAATTCACCTACCGCGCACTTGGCGGAGCGGGCATGGCGGACACTTCCACCGTGGTCCTGCGTGTGCTGGATCCCGCCAAGGGAATCTTCTTCGCGCCCCCGATGGCCGCCGACTGGAAGATCTACGGAGGCTGGGGCAAGCTCGCCATCACGGACGCGGCAGGCGGTTTGGGCATCGGGAACCCCCAATGGGGGCCCACCTCGATCTGGGCGGTCGGGACCGGCGTGGCCACCACGATTTCCGGCGCGGAGCAAACCGTGTCGATTCTTGTCAAGAACGATCCTGGCTCCCCTTGGGCGAGCGTGAAGTTCCACTTGGCGAAGGCCTCTTCCTTGGGATCCTACGGCCCGGCGGATTCGGCCACCAACACGGTGGAGCTTCTCGCGCAACCCGGCCGCACGGATGGGTACGTGGAATACCGTGGCACCCTCACCGCCACGGCGGGCGAATATCTTCCCTCTCTGGAGCTGATCTGGAAGGACTCCGACGGCAACGGGCCCAACGTCGATCACCTGAGCCTCGTGCGGGACTTGGAAATCTTCCCCACCGCCGACTTTTCCGGCAGGCTCCCTGTGGCCGGCACGAATCTCACCGCCTGGGAAGTCGATGGGAAAACCCTTCGTATCCACTCGCGCGGCCCGGTCTCGCTTGTGGTGACCGATCTTTCCGGTCGCAGGGTAGCAAGCCTTGCGGGAACGGACGAACTGCGATGGACGCTTCCTGTCAACCGCGGCGTGTTGGTCGCGAAGATCGCGGGGATCGACGGCTCATCGAAGGTCCTGATCGCACAACCTTGA
- a CDS encoding chitobiase/beta-hexosaminidase C-terminal domain-containing protein, with translation MNAQISRTAQESAWKMCNKYGSLLRWVAATAILAILGACQDVSIIQEPTVDPPSSNAEVTFVARSALAIPDSVSLVRRADSTKQTAKCVATSCSIFVRLAAPLEKDSIRLDLWKSGIRVGTYQIRAKSDGSGLTATPSQRDDLALRLVEDFAAVEKANPDSVRSLGPDARSRILAYYASRLLQGDPVYAGYPESLPVGIGKDVLTVFLVQVAALSGLGWDRIASIGTGIDSTKIVTIAQDLQKKGAISALEVSALKKRSDAAKVDPAPALVVKNPADAVVPHGITSYLVEASATDPDGIDSMEVNQVRFAASRCSVWVDLTVGPNRILVQALDSKRERTKKEFVVTRRDGVGIPVLTPPGGTYERKQWVRISDTTTGALLEWSVDGGTWNAYTDSMLVAIPETLQVRASLSGRDVAKTTAVYDIRRVEPVELVPGAGQYPVAQTVTYRSSTPGVAYECSFQDGKWQACAGRYTVSTSGTLRVRASRIGMVAAVDSATFKIEGLVSGAPTLSLVSGTYDGPQDIVLGCTVVNCLLESSTDSSVWVPYSAPIRVSQNSRLYARSTVESGAPAVTWADYSIALAPPGFSRASGVAIGPIQVQLLPAIGGATIYYSTDSVRWSPYLSAISVKQNAKIWAWDSIAGFARSRVASASYRIRVPAPLIEPNGALLSGSGKVAISDSLSGATIQYSFDSTLWKDYGGEIVLNSPTRLLARALSPGLDTSEVAKADFRFQLASPAISLPAGTYPSARKVWLDSGANGGMIRFTLDGTDPTATSTAFTDSILISSSGSLRVAAFRTGWDPSLVVSRVYTITGTLPPPTFSVASGAYPTAKRVAISSTASGAEIRFTKDGTEPTAASPLYKDSIDVGATTILKAITLKSGWQTSTVASASYTITGTLPPPTFSLATGTYPSARRVAITSTASGAEIRFTKDGTEPTAASPLYTDSIDVGSTATLKAIALKSGWQTSTVASVSYTITGTLPPPTFSVATGTYTSARRVAITSTASGAEIRFTKDGTEPTSASPLYKDTIDVGSTATLKAIALKSGWQTSTVASVSYTITGTLPPPTFSVATGTYTSARRVAITSTASGAEIRFTKDGTEPTSASPLYKDTIDVGSTATLKAITLKSGWLTSTIASVSYTITGKVAAPRASLAAGAYPDARKVALSSTTPGAEIHYTTDGSAPTSASPLFKDSIVVGSTLTIRAIGIKAGWDSSDVSVYAYTNTSKILGASYQIALDQAAADSATANSLYGFHTFWNKASSTGLAVDSGRLVFRATYASDGTAGYTANVGFMVTMRPDGAAMDLSNLSSISFEYKNSIKISDVLSVSFGSDIYPDAIVAAGTVYENTLAGTAALSAHSSWATATMDVLDFAPPTWWTPSVDFPQLADVLKQVPYIQFAPKTLYTGDGTQNGRACTRCVGPVMTTLTLEVRNIRFIGK, from the coding sequence ATGAACGCCCAAATTTCCCGGACCGCCCAAGAATCAGCTTGGAAGATGTGCAACAAATACGGATCCCTGCTGCGTTGGGTGGCCGCCACCGCGATTTTGGCGATCCTGGGTGCATGCCAAGATGTCAGCATCATCCAAGAGCCTACCGTCGACCCCCCCAGTTCCAATGCGGAAGTGACCTTCGTCGCTAGGTCGGCCTTGGCCATTCCCGACAGCGTCTCTCTGGTGCGTCGCGCCGATTCCACCAAGCAGACGGCCAAGTGTGTCGCGACGTCCTGCTCGATCTTCGTCCGGCTGGCAGCCCCTCTGGAAAAGGATTCCATCCGGTTGGATCTTTGGAAGTCGGGAATCCGTGTCGGAACGTACCAGATCCGTGCGAAGTCTGACGGATCGGGGTTGACGGCGACTCCGTCCCAGCGGGACGATCTTGCCCTTCGGCTCGTGGAAGATTTCGCGGCGGTGGAGAAGGCCAATCCAGATTCTGTCCGAAGTCTCGGGCCCGACGCGAGATCCCGGATCCTCGCCTACTACGCCTCCAGGTTGTTGCAAGGAGATCCGGTCTACGCTGGATATCCGGAGAGCCTTCCAGTGGGCATCGGAAAGGACGTCCTGACCGTCTTCCTCGTCCAGGTGGCGGCGTTGTCCGGGCTGGGCTGGGACCGGATCGCCTCGATCGGGACCGGGATCGATTCGACAAAAATCGTCACGATCGCCCAGGACCTGCAGAAGAAAGGCGCGATCTCGGCTTTGGAAGTATCCGCCTTGAAGAAGCGCTCGGATGCGGCCAAGGTCGATCCCGCACCCGCTCTGGTGGTGAAGAACCCCGCCGACGCCGTCGTACCCCACGGGATCACCTCCTATCTGGTGGAGGCTTCCGCGACCGACCCCGACGGGATCGATTCGATGGAAGTCAACCAGGTTCGATTCGCCGCTTCCCGTTGCAGTGTCTGGGTGGACCTGACCGTGGGGCCCAACCGGATCCTGGTGCAAGCCCTGGACTCCAAGAGGGAGCGGACCAAGAAGGAGTTCGTGGTCACCCGCCGGGATGGCGTGGGGATTCCGGTTCTGACCCCACCTGGCGGAACCTACGAGCGCAAGCAATGGGTCCGGATTTCCGACACGACCACAGGCGCGTTGCTGGAGTGGTCTGTTGATGGCGGGACTTGGAATGCCTACACCGATTCCATGCTCGTTGCGATTCCGGAGACCCTTCAGGTGCGCGCTTCGTTGTCCGGCCGGGATGTCGCCAAGACCACCGCGGTCTACGATATTCGCAGAGTCGAGCCGGTGGAACTCGTTCCCGGTGCGGGCCAATACCCGGTCGCACAGACGGTGACCTACCGCAGTTCCACTCCAGGTGTCGCCTACGAATGCTCCTTCCAGGACGGAAAGTGGCAAGCTTGCGCGGGCCGCTACACCGTGTCCACCTCCGGCACGTTGCGGGTTAGGGCAAGCCGAATAGGGATGGTCGCCGCGGTGGACAGCGCCACGTTCAAAATCGAGGGCCTCGTTTCGGGTGCGCCCACCCTGTCCTTGGTGTCGGGAACCTACGATGGTCCGCAGGATATCGTTCTGGGCTGCACGGTGGTCAATTGCCTGCTCGAGTCTTCCACGGACAGTTCCGTCTGGGTTCCCTATTCCGCGCCCATCCGGGTTTCCCAGAATTCCCGTTTGTATGCTCGTTCCACCGTGGAGAGCGGTGCTCCCGCCGTCACCTGGGCCGACTATTCGATCGCTCTGGCTCCACCAGGGTTTTCCAGAGCCTCCGGGGTCGCGATCGGACCGATCCAAGTCCAGCTGCTTCCCGCGATCGGAGGTGCCACGATCTACTACTCCACCGACAGCGTCCGTTGGAGCCCCTATTTGTCAGCAATTTCTGTCAAGCAGAACGCGAAGATCTGGGCTTGGGATTCGATCGCCGGATTCGCCAGGAGTCGGGTCGCATCCGCAAGCTACCGCATCCGCGTTCCCGCTCCTCTCATCGAGCCGAACGGTGCGCTCCTGTCCGGTTCCGGAAAGGTCGCGATTTCCGACAGCCTTTCCGGCGCCACGATCCAATACTCGTTCGATTCGACGCTCTGGAAGGATTATGGCGGCGAGATCGTATTGAATTCCCCGACCCGACTACTCGCCAGGGCGTTGTCTCCCGGGCTGGACACCAGCGAAGTGGCCAAAGCCGACTTCCGCTTCCAACTCGCCTCGCCAGCCATATCCTTGCCCGCGGGAACCTATCCTTCGGCACGAAAGGTCTGGCTGGATTCCGGTGCGAACGGAGGAATGATCCGCTTCACCTTGGATGGTACCGATCCAACGGCCACGTCGACGGCTTTCACGGATTCGATTTTGATTTCCAGTTCGGGCAGCCTTCGCGTCGCCGCCTTCAGGACTGGCTGGGATCCAAGCCTAGTGGTCTCGAGGGTGTACACCATCACGGGGACTTTGCCACCTCCCACCTTCAGTGTGGCTTCGGGTGCCTACCCGACCGCGAAGCGTGTGGCGATTTCTTCCACGGCGTCAGGAGCGGAAATCCGTTTCACCAAGGACGGGACCGAACCCACCGCAGCGTCTCCACTCTACAAGGATTCGATCGATGTGGGCGCCACGACCATCCTCAAAGCGATCACTCTGAAGTCCGGCTGGCAGACGTCCACGGTCGCTTCGGCGAGCTACACCATCACGGGCACTTTGCCTCCCCCCACCTTCAGCCTGGCCACGGGCACCTATCCGAGCGCACGTCGGGTGGCGATCACCTCCACGGCGTCAGGAGCGGAAATCCGTTTCACCAAGGACGGGACCGAACCTACCGCAGCGTCTCCACTCTACACGGATTCGATCGATGTGGGTTCCACGGCCACCCTCAAGGCGATCGCCTTGAAGTCCGGCTGGCAGACTTCCACGGTCGCTTCGGTGAGCTACACCATCACGGGCACATTGCCTCCCCCCACCTTCAGCGTGGCCACGGGCACCTACACGAGCGCGCGTCGGGTGGCGATCACTTCCACGGCATCGGGAGCGGAAATCCGCTTCACCAAGGACGGGACCGAGCCCACCAGTGCATCGCCGCTGTACAAGGACACCATCGACGTGGGCTCCACGGCCACCCTCAAAGCGATCGCCTTGAAGTCCGGTTGGCAGACATCCACGGTCGCCTCGGTGAGCTACACCATCACGGGCACATTGCCTCCCCCCACCTTCAGCGTGGCCACGGGCACCTACACCAGCGCGCGTCGGGTGGCGATCACTTCCACGGCATCGGGAGCGGAAATCCGCTTCACCAAGGACGGGACCGAACCCACCAGTGCATCGCCGCTGTACAAAGACACCATCGATGTGGGTTCCACGGCCACCCTCAAAGCGATCACTTTGAAGTCTGGCTGGCTGACTTCCACCATCGCCTCGGTGAGCTACACGATCACAGGGAAGGTTGCCGCGCCACGGGCTAGTCTTGCCGCGGGAGCGTATCCGGATGCTCGAAAGGTCGCGCTTTCCTCGACAACTCCCGGTGCGGAAATTCATTACACCACGGATGGGTCCGCACCGACCAGTGCGTCGCCGCTGTTCAAGGATTCGATCGTTGTGGGATCGACCCTGACCATCCGCGCGATTGGAATCAAGGCCGGCTGGGATTCCAGCGATGTGTCGGTCTACGCATACACCAACACCTCGAAGATCCTCGGTGCATCGTATCAGATCGCCCTGGACCAAGCGGCTGCAGATTCCGCCACCGCTAACAGTCTGTACGGATTCCATACATTCTGGAACAAGGCGTCCAGCACTGGATTGGCCGTGGATTCCGGTAGGCTGGTGTTCCGTGCCACCTACGCTTCGGACGGAACGGCCGGATATACTGCCAATGTGGGCTTCATGGTGACGATGCGTCCCGATGGGGCAGCGATGGACCTTTCCAATCTTTCCTCGATCTCCTTTGAGTACAAGAACTCCATCAAGATCTCCGATGTGTTGTCTGTCTCGTTCGGATCTGACATTTACCCCGATGCTATCGTCGCGGCCGGCACTGTCTACGAAAACACATTGGCAGGTACCGCAGCCTTGTCTGCCCATAGCTCATGGGCTACAGCCACCATGGACGTTCTCGATTTCGCCCCGCCGACCTGGTGGACGCCCTCTGTGGATTTCCCCCAACTTGCAGACGTCTTGAAGCAGGTTCCATACATCCAGTTCGCTCCCAAGACTCTGTACACTGGCGATGGTACTCAGAATGGTAGGGCTTGTACCAGGTGTGTGGGGCCAGTCATGACAACACTCACTTTGGAAGTCCGCAACATTCGGTTTATCGGGAAATGA
- the ilvC gene encoding ketol-acid reductoisomerase codes for MKVYTNKDGSLAPFKNKTIAVIGYGSQGHAQAQNLRDSGVNVIVGQRKGSDNYKLAVKHGFKPGVTLFTAAEAAEKADFIQILLPDEVQAKIYESDILPHLKKGKTLIFSHGFNIHFKYIKAPKDVDVILSAPKGPGHMVRAEFEKGGGVPGLVAVHQDASGKALAKALAHAKGIGSIRGGVYETSFKEETETDLFGEQVVLCGGLSELIKAGFQTLVNAGYAPEMAYFECMHEVKLIVDLMYQGGLSYMRHSISNTAEFGDYTTGPKIVTDATRKAMKTALTEIQKGKFAKDWMNEVHVNGMKNFRAKQAAERKLPIEEVGKKLRRNMKWFEAKEIN; via the coding sequence ATGAAGGTCTACACGAACAAGGACGGGTCGCTGGCCCCCTTCAAGAACAAGACGATCGCCGTGATCGGCTACGGATCGCAGGGCCATGCCCAGGCGCAGAACCTGCGCGACTCGGGCGTCAACGTGATCGTCGGCCAGCGCAAGGGCTCCGACAACTACAAGCTCGCCGTCAAGCACGGTTTCAAGCCCGGCGTGACCCTGTTCACCGCCGCCGAAGCCGCTGAAAAGGCCGACTTCATCCAGATTCTGCTGCCGGACGAAGTCCAGGCCAAGATCTACGAATCGGACATCCTCCCGCACCTGAAGAAGGGCAAGACCCTCATCTTCTCGCACGGTTTCAACATCCACTTCAAGTACATCAAGGCTCCCAAGGACGTGGACGTGATCCTGTCCGCCCCCAAGGGTCCCGGCCACATGGTCCGCGCCGAATTCGAAAAGGGCGGCGGCGTGCCCGGCTTGGTGGCGGTCCATCAGGACGCTTCCGGCAAGGCTTTGGCCAAGGCTCTGGCCCACGCCAAGGGCATCGGCTCCATCCGCGGCGGCGTCTACGAGACCTCGTTCAAGGAAGAAACCGAAACCGACCTCTTCGGCGAGCAGGTGGTGCTGTGCGGCGGTCTGTCCGAGCTGATCAAGGCGGGATTCCAGACCTTGGTGAACGCCGGCTACGCTCCGGAAATGGCCTACTTCGAATGCATGCACGAAGTGAAGCTGATCGTGGACCTCATGTACCAGGGCGGATTGTCCTACATGCGCCACTCGATCTCCAACACGGCCGAATTCGGTGACTACACCACCGGCCCCAAGATCGTGACCGACGCCACCCGCAAGGCCATGAAGACCGCGCTGACCGAAATCCAGAAGGGCAAGTTCGCCAAGGATTGGATGAACGAAGTCCATGTCAATGGCATGAAGAACTTCCGCGCCAAGCAGGCTGCGGAACGCAAACTGCCCATCGAAGAAGTGGGCAAGAAGCTGCGTCGCAACATGAAGTGGTTCGAGGCCAAGGAGATCAACTGA
- a CDS encoding peptidoglycan-binding protein — protein sequence MIPPFISLLASLAVAAKAPESEGPVWTQIGTKSEPKSAEVRLELAARFQAMMSKPGKAADHYEPDINSPKSAHFLPDGSKLYIESLEGGHTVVIDVPTWTRKTSIEHEFTAADSARFAGTEVFDYKFGKRSNVNVFRGKPVESALSHEGKYLWVTYYRRSFDANAQLPSAVALIDTRTDSILRVFPTGPLPKMIASSPDGKWLAITHWGDNTIAVMDISASTPDSFRYVKHLVAGTRAKLDFDENTKVDRDNNCGNCLRGTVFTPDSKILLVGRMGGSGGISAWSTGDWTFLGNATGMRENVRHIVIKQNTLFLSENQPGVVQKVPLDTFLAALASGDSSESVPVTGWKSATVGYGARTISVDDSAQYLYAAVNGKSEIKVVRTRDMAVIATIQADSYPVGMDLSPDGKWLVVTAQGHTDGGGNSVMVYRVETGPRTPEVQPVSDTASKPVAPAKDTAKPAAPATRTMTIF from the coding sequence ATGATCCCTCCCTTTATTTCCCTGCTCGCCTCGTTGGCTGTGGCGGCCAAAGCGCCTGAGTCCGAAGGTCCCGTCTGGACCCAGATCGGCACAAAATCGGAACCCAAGAGCGCCGAGGTCCGGCTGGAACTGGCCGCGCGCTTCCAGGCCATGATGTCCAAGCCCGGCAAGGCTGCGGATCACTACGAACCCGACATCAATTCTCCCAAGTCGGCGCACTTTCTGCCCGACGGTTCCAAGCTCTACATCGAGTCCTTGGAGGGCGGCCATACGGTGGTGATCGATGTGCCCACCTGGACGCGCAAGACCAGCATCGAGCACGAATTCACCGCCGCCGATTCCGCGCGCTTTGCGGGAACCGAGGTGTTCGACTACAAGTTCGGCAAGCGCTCCAACGTGAACGTGTTCCGTGGAAAGCCCGTGGAAAGCGCCCTGTCGCACGAGGGCAAATACCTGTGGGTCACCTACTACCGCAGAAGCTTCGATGCCAACGCCCAGCTTCCCAGCGCGGTCGCCCTGATTGATACCCGCACCGACAGCATCCTGCGCGTGTTCCCCACCGGCCCGCTGCCCAAGATGATCGCATCCAGCCCGGACGGAAAATGGCTGGCCATCACGCACTGGGGCGACAACACGATCGCGGTGATGGACATCTCCGCCTCCACGCCGGATTCGTTCCGCTACGTGAAACACCTGGTGGCCGGCACCCGCGCCAAGCTGGATTTCGACGAGAACACCAAGGTGGATCGCGACAACAACTGCGGCAACTGCCTGCGCGGCACCGTGTTCACGCCCGATTCCAAGATCCTGCTGGTGGGACGCATGGGCGGATCCGGCGGCATCAGCGCCTGGAGCACCGGCGACTGGACATTTCTTGGCAACGCCACCGGCATGCGCGAGAACGTGCGCCACATCGTGATCAAGCAGAACACGCTCTTCTTGTCCGAAAACCAACCCGGTGTGGTGCAAAAGGTCCCGCTGGACACTTTCCTCGCCGCGCTCGCGTCCGGCGATTCCTCCGAGTCGGTTCCCGTGACAGGATGGAAATCCGCCACCGTTGGCTACGGCGCGCGCACGATCTCCGTGGACGACAGCGCCCAGTACCTTTACGCGGCGGTCAACGGAAAAAGCGAAATCAAGGTGGTCCGCACGCGGGACATGGCCGTGATCGCCACCATCCAGGCCGACAGCTACCCGGTGGGCATGGATCTGTCGCCTGACGGAAAATGGCTGGTGGTCACCGCCCAAGGCCACACCGACGGCGGCGGCAACTCCGTGATGGTCTACCGGGTGGAGACGGGCCCCAGGACACCGGAGGTCCAGCCGGTGTCCGACACGGCATCGAAGCCTGTCGCGCCAGCCAAGGACACCGCAAAACCGGCCGCCCCCGCGACCCGGACCATGACCATTTTCTGA